The genome window ACCTGGCAACCTGCGCAGCAACCAGGACGGCACTGCGCACAAGGCCGCGCTGGAGGCCCAGCAAAGCATCAGCGACGCGTGCCTACACGTCGTCGGCGTCCGACCTGTATCGGTTGAGGTGTCTATTGCCCCACTGCTCCCTGGCGCGCAGCACGTTCGTGACTACCCGCCCTGGCCTGGACGCCCCGGCCGTACATCGCGT of Betaproteobacteria bacterium contains these proteins:
- the cas5u6u gene encoding type I-U CRISPR-associated protein Cas5/Cas6, giving the protein MRWSRSSTVHHRDANRPRQTPGNLRSNQDGTAHKAALEAQQSISDACLHVVGVRPVSVEVSIAPLLPGAQHVRDYPPWPGRPGRTSRVRVHADIQFSSPVEGPLLLGAGRYFGLGLCLPVENR